One window from the genome of Hyphomonas neptunium ATCC 15444 encodes:
- a CDS encoding Re/Si-specific NAD(P)(+) transhydrogenase subunit alpha, with the protein MKISVLKERRSGETRVAATPETVKKLIGLGHTVTVEGGAGTVAGFLDAAFTEAGASIAGSAAEAASGADIVFKVRRPEPAEIAALPEGSALIALMEPFAYPAEEIAALNAKKIAALSMEFTPRITRAQSMDALSSQSNLSGYRAIIEGAQIYGRAMPMMMTAAGTIAPAKVFVMGAGVAGLQAIATARRLGAVVTANDVRPAAKEQVASLGAKFIAVEDDEFKAAETSGGYAKEMSAEYQAKQAALTASHIAKQDIVVTTALIPGRPAPVLITEEMVKSMKPGSVIIDMAVAQGGNCPLSKADEIVDVGGVKVAGFSNLPARLPADSSSLYAKNLFAFIPLITAENGAINLDTEDEVVVAMLLTRNGATVSERLK; encoded by the coding sequence ATGAAGATATCAGTGCTCAAAGAACGGCGATCCGGCGAAACCCGCGTGGCGGCAACTCCGGAGACAGTCAAGAAACTAATTGGCCTGGGCCACACGGTCACGGTCGAGGGAGGAGCGGGAACCGTTGCCGGTTTCCTGGATGCAGCTTTTACCGAAGCGGGGGCCAGCATTGCGGGCTCTGCGGCCGAGGCGGCGAGCGGCGCGGACATTGTTTTCAAGGTCCGCCGTCCGGAGCCAGCAGAGATCGCGGCCCTGCCCGAAGGCTCGGCGCTGATCGCGCTGATGGAGCCCTTCGCGTACCCGGCCGAGGAAATCGCGGCGCTCAATGCAAAGAAGATCGCGGCGCTCTCGATGGAGTTCACCCCGCGAATCACGCGCGCCCAGTCGATGGACGCGCTCTCGTCCCAGTCCAACCTCTCAGGCTATCGCGCCATCATTGAAGGCGCCCAGATTTATGGCCGCGCCATGCCGATGATGATGACGGCGGCCGGCACCATTGCCCCGGCAAAAGTCTTCGTCATGGGCGCGGGCGTTGCCGGCCTCCAGGCCATCGCCACGGCCCGCCGCCTCGGCGCAGTCGTCACGGCGAACGATGTGCGCCCCGCCGCCAAGGAACAGGTCGCCTCGCTCGGCGCCAAGTTCATTGCCGTAGAGGATGATGAGTTCAAAGCGGCCGAAACCTCCGGCGGCTACGCCAAGGAAATGTCGGCTGAATACCAGGCCAAACAGGCCGCGCTGACCGCCAGCCACATTGCCAAGCAGGACATCGTCGTGACCACGGCGCTTATCCCGGGGCGCCCCGCGCCCGTGCTGATCACCGAGGAAATGGTGAAAAGCATGAAGCCCGGCTCGGTCATCATCGATATGGCCGTTGCACAGGGCGGCAACTGCCCGCTCTCGAAGGCCGATGAGATTGTCGATGTCGGCGGCGTCAAAGTGGCCGGGTTCTCGAACCTGCCCGCGCGTCTGCCCGCCGACTCCTCGTCGCTCTATGCCAAAAACCTGTTCGCCTTCATCCCGCTGATCACCGCCGAAAACGGCGCGATCAATCTCGATACCGAGGATGAAGTCGTCGTTGCCATGCTGCTCACGCGCAATGGCGCAACCGTTAGTGAAAGGCTGAAGTGA
- a CDS encoding proton-translocating transhydrogenase family protein, whose product MMKRATATALALTAFALPAFADAGGIDSTVFLAAIFALACFVGYYVVWSVTPALHTPLMAVTNAISSVIVVGALVAAAAHGLSSEGWIAKILGAIAVALASVNIFGGFLVTQRMLAMYKKKGQ is encoded by the coding sequence GTGATGAAACGCGCTACTGCCACTGCCCTCGCCCTCACCGCCTTCGCGCTTCCGGCTTTTGCGGACGCGGGCGGCATCGACTCGACCGTCTTCCTGGCGGCCATCTTCGCGCTGGCCTGCTTTGTCGGCTACTACGTCGTCTGGTCGGTCACCCCCGCGCTGCACACGCCGCTGATGGCTGTGACCAACGCGATTTCCTCCGTGATCGTCGTCGGCGCGCTCGTTGCCGCCGCCGCCCATGGCCTTTCTTCTGAAGGCTGGATTGCCAAGATCCTCGGCGCCATCGCCGTGGCCCTTGCCAGCGTCAACATCTTCGGCGGCTTCCTCGTCACCCAGCGCATGCTGGCCATGTATAAGAAGAAGGGGCAGTAG
- a CDS encoding LD-carboxypeptidase: MSRRKVRIGIVAPGRALDQSIADRVTALAGNSTELIFHSQCFLRDGHFAGPDQARSDAFVEFANDPTLDAIWFARGGYGACRLLDTAFERLGEAARRKTYLGYSDTGFLLARLAREGIGRVAHGPMPADILREGGEAAVRRAIGFLSGADGEAGVEPSTLAPGKYAAYNISVLASLIGTVHAPDLSGSTLLIEDVGEYHYRLDRLMFTLTSSETVRAVAGIRLGRCGPIPVNDVDFGQSEEEIARHWCARGGISYLGRADIGHDVGNKIVVFGARGVGA; encoded by the coding sequence ATGAGCAGACGCAAAGTACGCATCGGCATTGTCGCGCCCGGCAGGGCTCTCGATCAGTCTATTGCGGACCGCGTGACCGCCCTTGCAGGCAACTCCACAGAGCTCATCTTCCACTCCCAATGTTTCCTGCGCGATGGTCATTTCGCCGGGCCGGATCAGGCGCGCTCCGATGCCTTCGTTGAGTTTGCCAATGATCCTACGCTCGACGCGATCTGGTTTGCGCGGGGGGGGTATGGGGCTTGCCGGTTGCTGGATACGGCGTTCGAGCGGCTGGGCGAGGCGGCGCGGCGCAAGACGTATCTGGGGTATAGCGACACCGGGTTCCTGCTGGCGCGGCTGGCGCGGGAGGGGATTGGCCGGGTGGCGCATGGGCCGATGCCGGCGGATATTCTGCGGGAGGGCGGCGAGGCCGCTGTGCGCCGGGCGATCGGGTTTCTGAGCGGGGCGGACGGCGAGGCGGGCGTTGAGCCCTCCACGCTCGCGCCCGGAAAGTACGCGGCGTATAATATCAGTGTACTGGCGAGTCTGATCGGCACGGTGCACGCGCCGGACCTTTCCGGGTCTACGTTGCTGATCGAGGATGTGGGCGAGTATCATTACCGGCTCGACCGGCTGATGTTCACGCTGACTTCCAGCGAAACGGTGCGCGCAGTGGCGGGCATCCGGCTGGGGCGGTGCGGGCCCATCCCGGTAAATGATGTGGATTTCGGGCAGAGCGAGGAGGAAATTGCGCGGCATTGGTGCGCGCGGGGTGGGATTTCGTATCTCGGCCGGGCGGATATTGGCCATGATGTGGGGAACAAGATTGTGGTGTTCGGGGCGCGGGGCGTGGGGGCATAA
- a CDS encoding NAD(P)(+) transhydrogenase (Re/Si-specific) subunit beta, producing MEQFNSTWAPLLYLVSGILFILALRGLSSPATSQKGNRNGMIGMTIAVATTIVLLWESLDPATWALMIGAVAVGGTVGAIIARKIPMTDMPQLVAAFHSLVGLAAVLVASAALYAPSSFGILGITGINPVSLIELGLGSAIGALTFTGSIIAFAKLNGNMSGAPILLPARHLLNIALGVGIIALMVILIQSNGTAHWAFWGLTALALILGITLIIPIGGADMPVVVSMLNSYSGWAAAALGFTLGNFALIITGALVGSSGAILSYIMCKGMNRSFISVILGGFGGEDAAAATGGVKVDRPFKRGSAEDAAFIMKNASKVIIVPGYGMAVAQAQHALKEMAEKLKEEGVEVKYAIHPVAGRMPGHMNVLLAEAQVPYDEVFELEDINSEFNSSDVAFVIGANDVTNPAAKTDKTSPIYGMPILDVENARTVLFIKRSMGSGYAGIENELFFNDNTMMLLADAKKMVEDIVKNL from the coding sequence TTGGAACAGTTCAACTCGACCTGGGCGCCCCTGCTCTATCTCGTCTCGGGCATCCTCTTCATCCTGGCCCTGCGCGGCCTTTCCAGCCCGGCCACCAGCCAGAAGGGCAACCGCAACGGCATGATCGGCATGACGATCGCCGTGGCCACAACCATTGTCCTCCTCTGGGAGTCGCTTGATCCGGCCACCTGGGCCCTGATGATCGGCGCGGTTGCCGTCGGCGGTACCGTCGGCGCCATTATCGCCCGCAAGATCCCGATGACGGACATGCCCCAGCTTGTTGCGGCCTTCCACTCGCTCGTCGGCCTTGCCGCCGTGCTGGTGGCGTCCGCCGCGCTCTACGCCCCGTCCAGCTTCGGCATCCTCGGCATCACCGGCATCAACCCGGTCTCGCTGATCGAGCTTGGCCTCGGCTCGGCCATCGGCGCGCTCACCTTCACCGGCTCGATCATCGCCTTTGCCAAGCTTAACGGCAATATGAGCGGCGCGCCGATCCTGCTGCCCGCGCGTCACCTGCTCAATATCGCGCTCGGCGTGGGCATCATCGCCCTCATGGTCATCCTGATCCAGTCGAACGGGACGGCCCATTGGGCCTTCTGGGGCCTCACCGCCCTGGCGCTCATCCTCGGCATCACGCTCATCATCCCGATCGGCGGGGCAGACATGCCCGTCGTCGTCTCGATGCTGAACTCCTATTCCGGCTGGGCCGCAGCGGCGCTGGGCTTCACGCTCGGCAACTTCGCCCTGATCATCACCGGCGCGCTGGTGGGCTCCTCAGGCGCCATCCTCTCCTACATCATGTGCAAAGGCATGAACCGCAGCTTCATCTCGGTCATCCTCGGCGGCTTTGGCGGAGAAGATGCAGCGGCGGCCACGGGCGGCGTGAAAGTCGACCGGCCGTTCAAGCGCGGCTCGGCAGAAGACGCCGCCTTCATCATGAAGAATGCTTCGAAGGTCATCATCGTGCCGGGCTACGGCATGGCGGTCGCCCAGGCCCAGCACGCGCTGAAGGAAATGGCCGAAAAGCTGAAAGAAGAAGGCGTCGAAGTGAAATACGCCATCCACCCCGTCGCGGGCCGGATGCCGGGTCACATGAACGTCCTCCTCGCCGAAGCGCAGGTGCCTTACGATGAGGTGTTCGAACTCGAAGACATCAACTCGGAGTTCAACTCCTCCGACGTTGCCTTCGTCATCGGCGCAAACGACGTGACCAACCCCGCCGCGAAGACGGACAAGACCTCGCCGATCTATGGCATGCCCATCCTCGACGTGGAAAACGCCCGCACGGTGCTGTTCATCAAGCGCTCGATGGGCTCAGGCTATGCCGGTATCGAGAACGAGCTGTTCTTCAACGACAACACGATGATGCTTCTGGCCGACGCGAAGAAGATGGTCGAGGATATCGTCAAGAACCTCTGA